In Suricata suricatta isolate VVHF042 chromosome 14, meerkat_22Aug2017_6uvM2_HiC, whole genome shotgun sequence, one DNA window encodes the following:
- the FAM222A gene encoding protein FAM222A isoform X1, producing MLACLQRTQNPPGQHLACPSKSRELRKCETAASSMHSSRYPSPAELDAYAEKVANSPLSIKIFPTNIRVPQHKHLGRTVNGYDTSGQRYSPYPQHAAGYQGLLAIVKAAVSSSGSAAPAGAAKSVLKSAEGKRTKLSPAAVQVGIAPYPAPSALGPLAYPKPPEAPAPPPGLPATATAASVIPLPGRGLPLPPSNLPSIHSILYQLNQQCQAPGAAPAACQAVAGPHPSPAKHGPVPSFPGMAYSAATGLPDCRKGAELGQGGTAALTLAGATKPAGYVDGGLDYLLWPQKPPPPPPQPLRAYSGGAVATKSPEACGGRVYDRASGSPLNGGMGLPTGFTVGQYFAAPWNSVLATPTSDCYNPAAAVAVTELGPGAPRELGGPPVEALSGLPSKSGCNTAALSSSLQSLEYLINDIRPPCIKEQMLGKGYETVAVPRLLDHQHAHIRLPVYR from the coding sequence GCGAGACAGCCGCCAGCTCCATGCACTCGTCCCGCTACCCGAGCCCGGCCGAGCTGGATGCCTATGCCGAGAAGGTGGCCAACAGCCCGCTGTCCATCAAGATCTTCCCCACCAACATCCGGGTGCCCCAGCACAAGCACCTGGGCCGCACGGTCAATGGCTATGACACCAGTGGCCAGCGCTACAGCCCCTACCCGCAGCACGCCGCCGGCTACCAGGGCCTGCTGGCCATCGTCAAGGCCGCAGTCTCCTCCTCCGGCAGTGCCGCACCGGCTGGGGCTGCCAAAAGCGTGCTCAAGAGCGCCGAGGGCAAGCGGACCAAGCTGTCACCGGCCGCCGTGCAGGTGGGCATCGCGCCCTACCCGGCGCCCAGTGCTCTGGGGCCCCTGGCCTACCCTAAGCCGCCCGAGGCGCCCGCCCCACCGCCCGGTCTGCCCGCCACTGCCACCGCCGCCTCCGTTATCCCCCTGCCTGGCCGCGGCCTGCCCCTGCCGCCTTCCAACCTGCCCTCCATCCACAGCATCCTCTACCAGCTCAACCAGCAGTGCCAGGCCCCGGGCGCCGCGCCTGCTGCCTGCCAGGCCGTAGCcggtccccaccccagcccggcCAAGCATGGCCCCGTGCCCAGCTTCCCTGGCATGGCCTACTCGGCTGCCACCGGCCTGCCCGACTGCCGCAAAGGTGCCGAGCTGGGCCAGGGCGGCACGGCGGCCTTGACGTTGGCTGGGGCCACCAAGCCTGCAGGGTACGTGGACGGGGGCCTGGATTACCTGCTGTGGCCACAgaagccacccccaccccctccccagccgctGCGGGCCTACAGCGGTGGCGCGGTGGCCACCAAGTCCCCCGAGGCCTGCGGGGGGCGGGTGTACGACCGGGCCAGCGGGTCGCCTCTCAACGGTGGCATGGGGCTGCCCACCGGCTTCACCGTGGGCCAGTACTTCGCTGCCCCCTGGAACAGCGTGCTGGCGACCCCCACCAGCGACTGCTACAACCCGGCGGCGGCTGTGGCGGTCACTGAGCTGGGGCCAGGAGCGCCCCGGGAGCTGGGGGGCCCCCCGGTGGAGGCCCTCTCAGGCCTGCCCAGCAAAAGCGGGTGCAACACGGCGGCGCTGAGCAGCAGCCTGCAGTCGCTGGAGTATCTCATCAATGACATCCGGCCGCCCTGCATCAAGGAGCAGATGCTGGGCAAGGGCTACGAGACCGTGGCTGTGCCCCGGCTACTCGACCACCAGCATGCCCACATCCGCCTGCCCGTCTACAGATAA
- the FAM222A gene encoding protein FAM222A isoform X2 codes for MLACLQRTQNPPGQHLACPSKSRELRETAASSMHSSRYPSPAELDAYAEKVANSPLSIKIFPTNIRVPQHKHLGRTVNGYDTSGQRYSPYPQHAAGYQGLLAIVKAAVSSSGSAAPAGAAKSVLKSAEGKRTKLSPAAVQVGIAPYPAPSALGPLAYPKPPEAPAPPPGLPATATAASVIPLPGRGLPLPPSNLPSIHSILYQLNQQCQAPGAAPAACQAVAGPHPSPAKHGPVPSFPGMAYSAATGLPDCRKGAELGQGGTAALTLAGATKPAGYVDGGLDYLLWPQKPPPPPPQPLRAYSGGAVATKSPEACGGRVYDRASGSPLNGGMGLPTGFTVGQYFAAPWNSVLATPTSDCYNPAAAVAVTELGPGAPRELGGPPVEALSGLPSKSGCNTAALSSSLQSLEYLINDIRPPCIKEQMLGKGYETVAVPRLLDHQHAHIRLPVYR; via the coding sequence GCGAGACAGCCGCCAGCTCCATGCACTCGTCCCGCTACCCGAGCCCGGCCGAGCTGGATGCCTATGCCGAGAAGGTGGCCAACAGCCCGCTGTCCATCAAGATCTTCCCCACCAACATCCGGGTGCCCCAGCACAAGCACCTGGGCCGCACGGTCAATGGCTATGACACCAGTGGCCAGCGCTACAGCCCCTACCCGCAGCACGCCGCCGGCTACCAGGGCCTGCTGGCCATCGTCAAGGCCGCAGTCTCCTCCTCCGGCAGTGCCGCACCGGCTGGGGCTGCCAAAAGCGTGCTCAAGAGCGCCGAGGGCAAGCGGACCAAGCTGTCACCGGCCGCCGTGCAGGTGGGCATCGCGCCCTACCCGGCGCCCAGTGCTCTGGGGCCCCTGGCCTACCCTAAGCCGCCCGAGGCGCCCGCCCCACCGCCCGGTCTGCCCGCCACTGCCACCGCCGCCTCCGTTATCCCCCTGCCTGGCCGCGGCCTGCCCCTGCCGCCTTCCAACCTGCCCTCCATCCACAGCATCCTCTACCAGCTCAACCAGCAGTGCCAGGCCCCGGGCGCCGCGCCTGCTGCCTGCCAGGCCGTAGCcggtccccaccccagcccggcCAAGCATGGCCCCGTGCCCAGCTTCCCTGGCATGGCCTACTCGGCTGCCACCGGCCTGCCCGACTGCCGCAAAGGTGCCGAGCTGGGCCAGGGCGGCACGGCGGCCTTGACGTTGGCTGGGGCCACCAAGCCTGCAGGGTACGTGGACGGGGGCCTGGATTACCTGCTGTGGCCACAgaagccacccccaccccctccccagccgctGCGGGCCTACAGCGGTGGCGCGGTGGCCACCAAGTCCCCCGAGGCCTGCGGGGGGCGGGTGTACGACCGGGCCAGCGGGTCGCCTCTCAACGGTGGCATGGGGCTGCCCACCGGCTTCACCGTGGGCCAGTACTTCGCTGCCCCCTGGAACAGCGTGCTGGCGACCCCCACCAGCGACTGCTACAACCCGGCGGCGGCTGTGGCGGTCACTGAGCTGGGGCCAGGAGCGCCCCGGGAGCTGGGGGGCCCCCCGGTGGAGGCCCTCTCAGGCCTGCCCAGCAAAAGCGGGTGCAACACGGCGGCGCTGAGCAGCAGCCTGCAGTCGCTGGAGTATCTCATCAATGACATCCGGCCGCCCTGCATCAAGGAGCAGATGCTGGGCAAGGGCTACGAGACCGTGGCTGTGCCCCGGCTACTCGACCACCAGCATGCCCACATCCGCCTGCCCGTCTACAGATAA
- the FAM222A gene encoding protein FAM222A isoform X3, with translation MHSSRYPSPAELDAYAEKVANSPLSIKIFPTNIRVPQHKHLGRTVNGYDTSGQRYSPYPQHAAGYQGLLAIVKAAVSSSGSAAPAGAAKSVLKSAEGKRTKLSPAAVQVGIAPYPAPSALGPLAYPKPPEAPAPPPGLPATATAASVIPLPGRGLPLPPSNLPSIHSILYQLNQQCQAPGAAPAACQAVAGPHPSPAKHGPVPSFPGMAYSAATGLPDCRKGAELGQGGTAALTLAGATKPAGYVDGGLDYLLWPQKPPPPPPQPLRAYSGGAVATKSPEACGGRVYDRASGSPLNGGMGLPTGFTVGQYFAAPWNSVLATPTSDCYNPAAAVAVTELGPGAPRELGGPPVEALSGLPSKSGCNTAALSSSLQSLEYLINDIRPPCIKEQMLGKGYETVAVPRLLDHQHAHIRLPVYR, from the coding sequence ATGCACTCGTCCCGCTACCCGAGCCCGGCCGAGCTGGATGCCTATGCCGAGAAGGTGGCCAACAGCCCGCTGTCCATCAAGATCTTCCCCACCAACATCCGGGTGCCCCAGCACAAGCACCTGGGCCGCACGGTCAATGGCTATGACACCAGTGGCCAGCGCTACAGCCCCTACCCGCAGCACGCCGCCGGCTACCAGGGCCTGCTGGCCATCGTCAAGGCCGCAGTCTCCTCCTCCGGCAGTGCCGCACCGGCTGGGGCTGCCAAAAGCGTGCTCAAGAGCGCCGAGGGCAAGCGGACCAAGCTGTCACCGGCCGCCGTGCAGGTGGGCATCGCGCCCTACCCGGCGCCCAGTGCTCTGGGGCCCCTGGCCTACCCTAAGCCGCCCGAGGCGCCCGCCCCACCGCCCGGTCTGCCCGCCACTGCCACCGCCGCCTCCGTTATCCCCCTGCCTGGCCGCGGCCTGCCCCTGCCGCCTTCCAACCTGCCCTCCATCCACAGCATCCTCTACCAGCTCAACCAGCAGTGCCAGGCCCCGGGCGCCGCGCCTGCTGCCTGCCAGGCCGTAGCcggtccccaccccagcccggcCAAGCATGGCCCCGTGCCCAGCTTCCCTGGCATGGCCTACTCGGCTGCCACCGGCCTGCCCGACTGCCGCAAAGGTGCCGAGCTGGGCCAGGGCGGCACGGCGGCCTTGACGTTGGCTGGGGCCACCAAGCCTGCAGGGTACGTGGACGGGGGCCTGGATTACCTGCTGTGGCCACAgaagccacccccaccccctccccagccgctGCGGGCCTACAGCGGTGGCGCGGTGGCCACCAAGTCCCCCGAGGCCTGCGGGGGGCGGGTGTACGACCGGGCCAGCGGGTCGCCTCTCAACGGTGGCATGGGGCTGCCCACCGGCTTCACCGTGGGCCAGTACTTCGCTGCCCCCTGGAACAGCGTGCTGGCGACCCCCACCAGCGACTGCTACAACCCGGCGGCGGCTGTGGCGGTCACTGAGCTGGGGCCAGGAGCGCCCCGGGAGCTGGGGGGCCCCCCGGTGGAGGCCCTCTCAGGCCTGCCCAGCAAAAGCGGGTGCAACACGGCGGCGCTGAGCAGCAGCCTGCAGTCGCTGGAGTATCTCATCAATGACATCCGGCCGCCCTGCATCAAGGAGCAGATGCTGGGCAAGGGCTACGAGACCGTGGCTGTGCCCCGGCTACTCGACCACCAGCATGCCCACATCCGCCTGCCCGTCTACAGATAA